The Lasioglossum baleicum chromosome 12, iyLasBale1, whole genome shotgun sequence genome segment aaataaaaattttctacctgaattgcagcaatctggagtgaaataaacatttgtttcctttcttaatatgtttaatacgttgaaaatgatttcactgttttaaattacgcctactcattttttgttataaatgcataaaatccgctgtctatcgcTTATTTTTAGTAAATGTGTTTACAATAAAAAGATTTGGTATTTGCAAGATATTGATATACATATCATGTTTTCTGTTTCTCCATTTTATACTTAAATTATAgcataaaacattaaaatgcactacgTTACTTGATAATTTCTTGATTAGTCATCATATAATCAATTTGCTTGATTTAAAACATTTGTTTAAAAGTAGAACAATACGTACATTATCACAGATTATACATTTTGTATACTTCAGTAAATAAGCGATTTTAAAATGAGCAATGATAGTGAACGTATTCAATTCAAAGAAAAAGTTTTTTGTCGAACTAATCATTTTTTTCCCTTAGCATCTTTTTTCACAAAATAGAATCCTGAGTCATCCATATTAGCATAATACTGTCGTGGTGTAACTAcatatttttttcctatacgtggCACAGTAAAATCGATATCTTTATACTTATTTTCATCTAGTTTTCCATAAACATGTAAAGGTTGACCATAAACTTCTGGGTCCTCTGGATACTGAACTAATTTCATACAATATTTTTCTTCTGTCACATCGCTTAATGAGGAATTATTGCCATtctattatatacaataaaaacattttagTTTAACATAATCAAttactttattaattaaattataatatttataatttacgcTCACTTGTGTCTGCGTTTCTCTTCCTTTCTTTACTTCTAAAACAGAAGACTTCTTTGGTATTTGTAAATCATGTAATGATATTTTGTGAGTTTTTAGAAGCCCTCTGATTGCTGCATTTTTATGAAGTTTAGACTTCCTTAACCAGTCTTCCTCACCTTCAATATCCTCTGTTTTATTGGATGAATTGTTAGGAACAGGATCAATTTTAGCTGAAGACTTTAACTTAGCTTGAATTTGTCTTGCCTTCCAATGTTCCTCGAGATTTTCATTCGAATAATTGATACCACAATTGGCCTGCAAAtcataattaatttttcacatATGTTTTATACATACTTCCGTAACAAAGATTATGAATAATATTAACAGAAAGTCATGTTTTTGAACTAAGTTGCTATTATACACATATtatatatttctattatattctGCAATTAATAGATTGATTTACCTCCTCAATTTGAGATAATATCTCGATTGCATTTACTTCTGGTGGCAAGTCTTCTTTTTCTTGTGGATTGTCGCCTGCTCCAACGTCATCTTCAGTGTATAACTGTCAAGTACAACATCTTATTAgaatctatatatataatagCCAGTTCCTTTGTTCTTTGTAACGGTAAAgaaatctcgaaacacagaagacatagaaagctgaaatttggtaATAGATAGCTGTTAGCCCAAAGGGATGCACCAATATGTTTTTATCCTGGAAATCCTTCAGGATCAAGTACTAAAATTAGATTAGTTATTTCTCTGTCCTCTGTAACAgtgaaaaaatcttgaaacatAGAAGGCAATTTAGTACATAGGTAGCCTTAGTCCAAAGGGATACACCAATATGTTTTTATCCCAGAAATCCTTCAGGATCAAGtactaaaattaaattagttatttCTCTGTCCTCCGTAACAGTGAAAAAATCTTAAAACATAGAAGGCAATTTAGTACACAGGTAGCCGTTAGTCCAAAGGGATACACCAATATGTTTTTATCCTGGAAATCCTTTAGGGACAAGTGCTAAACTTAAATTAGTGGCATACCCCAGAAATAAGCCAGCCATTGATTTTCCAAATTGCATGTATATAGCTAGAATATTATGCTTTAAGTCTGCCTAACGTGTTTACGATACAATAGATTCGACTTAAAAATAATATGCAATTAAGTACTAACATTTGCATTTCGTGGTGgtgaatgtttaatttttttggGAGTTCTTTTAGCTGTGTTGTGGCATATAAATGTAGAAGATGACGGCCTATCTGTTAAGGGTATCCGAGTTACTTTTTCAATATCATTGTATATATTCATTGTgaaatgatattaaaaataaaaaatctgcaacaaaatattcaaatgataaataattttcaatgcaTACGAACCTCAACTCTACTTTGCgacttttttgaaaaaatagtaATAAACTCTGAAATAAGTGCTAATATTTAACTGAGTAAACATATGGATATCTTACGGATAATGTAAACGATTTCGTGACTCCTGATGATAATAATGGTTAACCGGTTCTATTTATATAACTTGTACAATTACCACTCGTACCGATTGATTATCAAGCTCGTAATGTATTTAACTCAAACTTTTCGTTAAGTTTAAGGTTAAGACATAACTGCGTGTTTCGGATATCGTAAACAAAGAAACTCATTGGTTAGTTTAAATGATAAACAATTGCAAGATGAACCAATAATGGTAGAATACAAAAAAttctaatattcaaaatatAACGTGATAACATGTATTCATGATTTATAAAAACGTAGTGTAATTTCCATATTGCAATAATCAATTAAATTTTGCTACATAAATACGTAATATTAATATGTAGAGTAGTTATGGAGAAGTGTATTGGCTTCGTCGTAATAGGAGAAAAGAGAAATAAGGGATAGAAATATGACGTTTTACAACAcgatgtaaatttttatttttatattttcatttatactACTATTTCGTTTAAATATACTACACTAGCTGATAATATCCAAAAATGGAAGAAATTCGTGActtgtatactgtatacacaACTCATCCCCTCCTTCAAAACTAGTCACAGTAGTTGAATCATATAATGACGCTGTGTAGAGTAATGTTTGTCAGTGAGCTGTCAACTATGCGTCTCTTGCATTGATTGTATTTATGTACACAAttactatttattataaacTACAGTAAGATACTCCTGAAGGCATAATTTACCTGTGGAACGTAGTGACGAATCATTTTTAAGAATATACGTTCATTTGGAGAGTATATTGTTACACGTGGACAATGCAGGTTAGAATTTGACAACTGTTTGGCATagtaaatcaattttttgaaTGTGTACTCTTGCTGATAGAATACTTTTATACATCGGCAGGAGTTAAAAGACACTTCAAATTTCATGTAGTTtaacatattgttattaattACTTTGCTCCTAATAACACGCTGTTCAACGCATGAGTCATTGTTAAGAGTATTGTTAAAATTTTGTAATGACTAACTAAGGAAGAAATCagaattatgtatatatatatacataaataaataaatatttttgtgaaCAAGTATTTTTATTTATGCTATGGCTTCTAGtaatatttcaagtttttgTGTTggatttaatatacatatacgaaattaattgagaaattcatttaaaattagATTTTGACTAAATCCATATTAAATTTGGAATCAAATCTTTTTAGATGTAAAATGTAAAGGAAAGAATGTCGTATACATATTATAGATTCCAAATTTAATTTCGATTTAGTCAAAatctaattttaaattaattcttcAAGTTTATGTTAAATTAAATCCAAcacgaaaaacttgaaatatattACCAGAAGCAAAggataaatatatatagaacTTAAATGGTTAACAATTAGAAATTAtaagaatataatttaaataaaatgaaataatttcctccCGTGAAAACACGTATACACAGAGATTCGTATAGGAATTGTTGTCTAACTTAATATGGATGTAGTATTTAAGGGATTTCATCTTAACGGGCATTATGTACGTTTACGTAAAAAATCACGCATCGCGTATCTGGCATTCAGCTCACGTCATCGGATGCCAATCGGTTTTGCAAAGACATTCCAGCAGGTGTATCACGCTATTTTCCCTAGAAGTCAAGAACGTTGGCTCTATCAGACACGTGCTCGTCTATACCACATATTTCTTTGTTATTTACGCAGACCATAAATCTCGCAGGATACTCTCGTATCTATGACTTATTCGCATGGTCTAGGAATTCCCTTTTTCGTTCGATCATCGAGTCTACCGCGATTTCATTTCGTCTCCATTGGTATTTACGTTCCGCGAACTTTATAACCCAATAAATTACCGCACACATGTTCGTATATAGGTTCTTTATGAAACGATTTTTCTTAATTGTCCAAACATTATGAAAACAATCCGAATAATATCAGTTTATAACCATTTAAGTAGTTTTaagaaaaatcaatattttttctcTTTCCATGAGATAATAACATTTACATATATACTTACCAAATCACGAGCAAAGAATCTCATAAATTCACTGCAAAACAATGGTTAATCCATTCACCGAAATCTTCTGACTTGCGTTTTCGTCAGATTTTCATCTCCTTCATATTTATTACTTTACGACTGCAATAACAATGGTACATGGAAGCTGATTAGAGCGATCACTAATTATCAGATGATATAATAACGTATTTTGTAGCACCGTAACACTCAATTGGGTTTAGATAGTCGTGCGAGTCATTGCGTTCGGtgttttcaagaatttttttgATTTTCGACGAAGCTCAGGGTTCGTTACACTCTACAGACTGCAAAAGAAGCCATAACTGTTGAAAGGTAATAGGAAATATGTATCAAGATGTCCTAGTCCTAGTATAGTGGATTATGTGTAcggaaattattcaaattatgcaGAGACTTGAACATTTttcctcgaagttatactcttcgtTTTAGAGCTggcaataatcgaaaatttttCACTAATGTGAGAAAAACTCTACGAAATTTTACGCACAAAATGTATGTTTTCAATAGTCAGAAAAAACGAATTGAAAATGAATCATTTTTACTCTTGCAGTAACACTGCCGACAACAAATTGTGGTCAGGAGTCGGGATGTACCGCGTGTGATAATTTTGCTTGTTAGTATCCTGACGCAAGGATAAATGCTTTGAGAGAGAAACATGTATCACGAAAACATGCAtcttcaaatatttaaaattatagttAATAAATTCTTAACACTTCAAATATATTCATGCGTTTATTTTGCTGCATATAATTAAATCATTCatgtatttcttcctttaagaattctaataagttgaaaagactacatcgatatttttaatttcttttaatccTTCCATTATCTTAGATTTccgctactcatttttgtcataaatacataaaatccataGTCGACTTATTAGCCAAGATATAATTGCGAACAAGAAACGATGAATGAGAAATGACGAATAAGAGCTCTGCCAAATCAATAACGAATAATTATTCGTGAGTTTTTAGAAAATTATAGTTAATAAATTCTGAACACTAAATAAATCCGTGCGTTTATTACTGCATATAATTAAATCATTCgtgtatttcttcttttaagaaTTCTAATAAGTTGAGAAGATTGCAGcgacatttttaatttcttctaaaatccgctgtctgcttATTATAGGCCACATTAGCCCAGATGTACTTACGAACAAGAAACAATGAATGAGGGCTCTGCCAAATCGATAACAAATCATTTATTCCTTACtgttattcgaataaaatttgctcaatgCGAGTAATGCCAAACAATGAAATTTGGAGTTCGTCATTTCGCCTGTTCCCGCGGTAGGCCAGAAGTGTTAACGGTTGCAGCGTGGAAAATTGTGGGATCATTCGGTTTTGGACCTCTTACCGTTCATCTTGGTGGTGGTATAGAAACGTTTGTACGTAAACCGCACCACACGTGTCGAATCCTTTGGTGGGGCTTCATGGCGGGGGAGGGGGCAGGGCAAGAGGGTGGGTAGAACATTTAATTCGAGCTTGCGAGGGAAGTCGTTGATTGAAGACGAGGTACGCCAGTTGTGCCTGGACGTTGCTTCGAGTTAGATTGCCttgtattttcattttttttcttcccAGAAATGTGTCGTACATTATCATACTCAGAAAACCGTATCATGGAACCGTGACGAAATAAGTTCGTGCGTTAGAGGTCGCGAATTTATACTTCATGTTTTATCATTAATGCGACCGGTGACGTCGCGTTGAATGTTCCACGGTTTCGCATCATTCCCGAAATTCAAACAAAACAATGACAGACCAGTCTCGTTTCTCCCTTCGTCTCGCTCCGAAGCTGATGTTTCACGAAACAATTTTCGACGTTCAGATCTAAGGAAGATGTGCGCGGGATCTAGAGGTGTTTGGTGCTCTCCCTTTTATGCGAGAATTAATTAACGCCGAACTGCTAATTATTACGATCGAGGTGAACACTCTCCCCGAGTAAGTAAAACGTACCAACTCTCTCGTAACAGCTCGTAACGTTAACATTATTCTGGTTCGGTCCTCTGCTGCTGATTCATTCGTCTTACACGTTAATTACTGACTAACTGTtacgattagacagcggattttatgcatttatgaaaaaaaattaatttaaaaaatgtacaaacACGGAGAGGTTACtttcaatcaattaaaattatttacacaaggaataaatctttatttagcTTCATTTCAttgaaagatccgctgtctagttatgatGCTTGAAAGAATATGTTTCTGGAGCTCCGTGTCGTGAAAATTATACGTTCGTTGAACGCTCGGATGATGCATTCTGTGTTTCGCTGAAATTTTTCGGGGCTTGGCTGTTCTTTTGCGAAGGAATTACATACCTGTAACGTTAGAGTGTTTGAATGCGTGGACAGGAATACGCGGTGACATCGATACTTTATCGTTAAATTTTATCTACTTATCGATTTTACTGAACCTCTAATCAATCGGGGATTCCTACCATCGTCACACATTTCCGCGTTATATTGTGCGCCGTGGAGGTCTCGCCTCGTGTTTATGTTGTTAACAATGAATCTTCGGCTCGGCGCAAGGCAAGTACTCACATTTGTCTGTTAGACGCGCGGTCTCGATAAAAAGGTCGACCTAATCTAGGTCTCGACCAGAAATTACCATAAATTGTTGTCTTCTACATTTTCAATACTTGTAAAAGTGATCAAAGTCATATAtttctcttgtttcgagatatttaaaggaaaaaggACATtgacactaaatgaattccatataatgttgaaacaacaagcactatctaacggttcatttttcacaataccctaaaaattacattaaattgatttagtttaaaataatgtgatgtgaaatcaCTAgacacggatctttatgcatttgtgaaaaAATTGGTTGAGTgatatataaaacagtaaaagatttcaaaaattttaaaaatcgaagattTTAAAATTCGTTAAAAGGTGACATCAACTTTTACGGTATTCCTGCTTTCcataatcaatgcaaaacatttttattttgcataaagatccgcagtccagaaaTCAATAAATTTTGACTTAGAAAGTATATTCGTACACCAAttgaaaacgaataactttctcAGAATTTGACTCGACAGCTCGAGATTTTTTGAGACTTTTTTTAACTTGTTGTTGGTCGCAGTTGCGAAGGAAAAAGCGGGGACCACGTTTCtatttatctgtgcctgtaatgaaaatttaaaacatgtatcttGTAAATCTAAATAAGTTACCAAAATTCTTATGAAATACAattaattgaaaatagcaaaaattgtaagatttaaatgaatcgcaaacccgACTTCAATGAAAAACTTTAGTACGTATATACaacttagatttacaaagtacatattttaaatttttcactGTATGTACTAGTaatttctagattttttctgaATCTTGTCAGCGTAATGTTTGAAAAGACTGGCACTAGCTGAATACAGATGCAAGTAATAAATCGGTATAAACGGTTACCGGGGCTTCTATGATAATGTATTGAACGGGTTCAAAGTATGCGTAGATATCAGATTCAGGAGGGTACGGACGCTTTCCCCCCTAATTACCTCGTAGCAGTAGCTCAGTTAAAAAATGCTTATCCTCCCTCCTGAAAATGCGGATGTGCCGCCGTGTTTTTCAATCAAGCATTATTAATCGAGGTTTTTTAAACCTCGACCTAATTAACAGCGGCGCATTTTTACTGGTAGGCGAATATGCCTCTCGCTATCGTTCTCTACCGCGGGACTTGCCGCGGTATACGCATAGTGTATCTGATAAAGTGAAACTTTATGGAAAacaaagagaggagagaagagaaaaatatgaaattcatCTCGAATGAAGAGCGAACGAAATTACTGTAGCTTTTTTTCCGTTGCTCTTTTTAGAAAAG includes the following:
- the LOC143214303 gene encoding uncharacterized protein LOC143214303 isoform X1 — its product is MLNYMKFEVSFNSCRCIKVFYQQEYTFKKLIYYAKQLSNSNLHCPRVTIYSPNERIFLKMIRHYVPQLYTEDDVGAGDNPQEKEDLPPEVNAIEILSQIEEANCGINYSNENLEEHWKARQIQAKLKSSAKIDPVPNNSSNKTEDIEGEEDWLRKSKLHKNAAIRGLLKTHKISLHDLQIPKKSSVLEVKKGRETQTQNGNNSSLSDVTEEKYCMKLVQYPEDPEVYGQPLHVYGKLDENKYKDIDFTVPRIGKKYVVTPRQYYANMDDSGFYFVKKDAKGKK
- the LOC143214303 gene encoding uncharacterized protein LOC143214303 isoform X2, with product MNIYNDIEKVTRIPLTDRPSSSTFICHNTAKRTPKKIKHSPPRNANLYTEDDVGAGDNPQEKEDLPPEVNAIEILSQIEEANCGINYSNENLEEHWKARQIQAKLKSSAKIDPVPNNSSNKTEDIEGEEDWLRKSKLHKNAAIRGLLKTHKISLHDLQIPKKSSVLEVKKGRETQTQNGNNSSLSDVTEEKYCMKLVQYPEDPEVYGQPLHVYGKLDENKYKDIDFTVPRIGKKYVVTPRQYYANMDDSGFYFVKKDAKGKK